The bacterium genome includes a window with the following:
- a CDS encoding DEAD/DEAH box helicase family protein, translated as MPLTIQSDFTPTGDQPRAIAQLTEWVTNGSPHMTLLGVTGSGKSFTFANVIERTGKPALVISPNKTLAAQLYSELKHFFPTAAVHYFVSYYDYYQPEAYKPQTDTYIEKEAMINEEIDRLRHASTQSLLTRDDVIVVASVSCIYGLGSPEEYERSRITVHVGDRYALRTLLTQLVGLQFERNDTDLSRGTFRVRGDTVEIYPVASDKDWVRIELDGDRVERIAVRNISGTVDALTSIDVFSATHYVAPHRDATAIHVAIRDELEARLRTLRADDRLVEAQRLEQRVRYDLEMLEETGYVHGIENYSRYFDGRASGQPPFTLIDFFNHAYGGTRRDSSWLCFIDESHITIPQVRGMYAGDRSRKQTLIDYGFRLPSAADNRPLRFEEFTARIPQTVYVSATPDEYELTQSRKQRERLVAEQLIRPTGLLDPVIDIRPTEHQVQNLIAEITAQIAKKQRTLV; from the coding sequence ATGCCGCTCACAATCCAGTCCGACTTCACCCCCACCGGCGACCAGCCCCGCGCGATCGCGCAGCTCACGGAGTGGGTGACGAACGGCTCCCCGCACATGACGCTCCTCGGTGTGACGGGATCGGGCAAGAGCTTCACGTTCGCGAACGTCATCGAGCGCACGGGCAAACCCGCGCTCGTCATCTCACCGAACAAGACGCTCGCGGCGCAGCTCTACAGCGAGCTCAAGCACTTCTTCCCCACGGCCGCCGTGCATTACTTCGTCTCGTACTACGACTACTACCAGCCCGAAGCGTACAAACCGCAGACGGATACGTACATCGAGAAGGAAGCGATGATCAACGAGGAGATTGATCGCCTCCGCCACGCGTCCACGCAGTCACTCCTCACGCGTGATGATGTCATTGTTGTGGCGAGCGTCTCGTGTATCTACGGCCTTGGGTCGCCGGAGGAGTACGAGCGATCGCGCATCACCGTACACGTCGGCGACCGCTACGCGCTCCGCACGCTCCTCACGCAGCTCGTCGGCCTCCAGTTTGAACGCAACGATACGGACCTCAGCCGCGGGACGTTCCGCGTGCGCGGTGACACCGTGGAGATCTACCCCGTCGCATCGGACAAGGATTGGGTACGCATCGAGCTCGACGGTGACCGCGTAGAGCGCATCGCCGTCCGCAACATCAGCGGGACGGTGGATGCCCTCACGAGCATTGACGTATTCTCGGCGACGCACTACGTCGCCCCGCATCGCGACGCGACGGCGATCCACGTGGCCATCCGCGATGAGCTCGAAGCGCGCCTCCGCACGCTCCGCGCCGACGACCGGCTCGTGGAGGCCCAGCGCCTGGAGCAGCGCGTGCGCTACGACCTCGAGATGCTCGAGGAAACGGGCTACGTCCACGGCATCGAGAACTACTCGCGCTACTTCGACGGCCGCGCATCGGGTCAACCCCCATTCACGCTCATTGACTTCTTCAACCATGCGTACGGCGGCACGCGGCGGGATTCCTCCTGGCTCTGCTTCATTGATGAGTCGCACATCACGATCCCCCAAGTCCGCGGCATGTACGCGGGCGATCGCTCGCGAAAGCAGACGCTCATTGACTACGGCTTCCGCCTCCCGTCGGCCGCGGACAATCGCCCGCTCCGGTTTGAGGAGTTCACCGCGCGCATCCCCCAGACGGTCTACGTCTCCGCGACACCGGACGAGTACGAGCTGACGCAGAGCCGCAAGCAGCGCGAGCGTCT